Below is a genomic region from Bacteroidales bacterium.
TGGTTAGGATTAATGTAATGCCAATCATCAGGTAGCGAAGTTCCTTACGCTTCTGTTCCAGTTGTAAAATCCTCTCGTTTTCTTTGAGTTGAGAGGTGATTTCGAGGTGGGTCAATTCCTTAAGTGCCGCCTCGCGGTTAAGTTTTTCATTTAAGTCGGCAAGCATTACATGGTATCTGTAGGCGGAGTCAATCATTTGCTTTCGGTCATAAACTTCATGCATCAATTTGATGATCTGAACCAGTGAGGTCAGGTTCCCTACCTTGACTGCAAGGTCGTATCCAAGCCGGAGTTGCTCCAGTGCCTTATCATCTTCATTTATTCTGACGAAATGGTCTGAAAGCATCCGGTACGATTGTACCATTCCATACCGGTCATCATTGCTTTGCCGGATTTTAAAAGCTTCTGATAAATACTCAAAGGCTTTTTCAGGTTGCTTTTTTTCGATGTAAACACTACCCAGGTTATTCATTAGCATGGCAAGCATCCTTTCACTTTCCGGTGTTCTTCGGGCAAGGCTGATGCCGCGTGAATAATAATCAACGGCAAGGTCTAAATCCTCCATCCTTTGACTAACGATACCAAGATTGTTGTAGATGGTAATTAATTGTATGTGTGGTGAGTAAGTTGCCTCATCAAATGGCAGTTTTTCGTAATATTCCAGGGCTTTCCTGAAGAATTCCCCGGAATGCTCATACTGGTTTAGTTGCAGATAAACAGCACCGATATTTATGTATCCGCCCGCTGCTCCCCGTTCGTCCTCCGTCTCTTTTTTGATTTCAAGGTACCTGTAAAAGTATTTGATCGAAACGTCGAGGATTCCCTGGTTAAAGGTTACAATTCCCATGTTAAACAAGGCATTGGCCAGCAACACTTTATCTGAGGATTTTTCAGCGATATCCAGTGCTTTTTCGCCAAACTGAAAGGCATTTTGAATATCAGCAACTGCATATTCTCTCGAGATTTCGATAAGTAATTTAACCCGAACAGAATCTTCTCTTGATGTTTCGACCAAAAAGAGCAACGAATCAATAGCAGCATGATCCTGTGTCTTTGCAGGTAGTCCAACCAAAGCAACAATTGAAACAAAAGCAATCCATATTCTGAACAGCAATGATCTCACCTGATTTTCAATTTAATCAGGGCAAAAGTAATTAAAGTTGGGAATAGAAATTAAGAGATCAGCACCCAAACCCACATCGAGGTACGGTAGCTCATCATACAGTAAATTTTTTCATAAACACCATCAAAACCCTGCTCTGAGAGGAGCGGGGTTTTTTGTTGATTATTGGTTTTTTGAGTCCGAATTTTTAAGGAGTGCTCATCATTAGCTCTTTGATGAAACCGGCCAGGTAAAGTGGGAGCGATATCAGCGAGTATTCAATTTCCTCTATTTCGCCGTTGATGTTTATATTGGCAGATAACTTATCACCTTTCGTTGGAAAATCCAGATTAAACCTTATTCCGGTCGTTTGATCTTTTTCGCCCAGGTAAACCTGCAGTGATTTCAGCGTACCGGATTTGCCTGCTTTTACTTCAATCGGGTAAATTTTGTTTCCAATTTGATGCAGAAAGTCAATTTCAGCATTGGCGTTTTTCTTGTCACGCGCCCAATAAAACAGGCGTGCATCTTCAAAGTGCTCAAAGCCGGCAATCAATTCCTGTCCTACAAACTGTTCGGCAAGGGCGCCCTCGAAGTCAGTCACAAGCTGCTGAATATCCGTTAGTTTAATTCCTGCCATGTTACATGTTAGCCCAATATCCAGAAACAACGGTTTGAAAAAGTCTTGATCCACAAATTGGGTGATCGGAACATTTGACGAACCGGTTCGCCGAACAAGGTGAACGATCCTGCTCAATTCGAGTTTCAACAGCGCCTCTTTCAGGTAATTTGAATGTTCCGATTTATTGATATTTACATACTTGACCTTCTGCCCAATGTGCCCTGCAGCATACACCATACATTGATTAAGCAACTCCTGCTGCTTTTTGGTTCCATATTTTGCAAAATCATACTTAAACGAAGTGATGATCGCATTTTGTTCCTTTTCCACTTCAAGCAAATTCCCCCTATCACGGTAAACCTTCACAGCCGCCGGCATTCCACCTATGAAAAAATACAACCTCAACCATGTGACAATTTGCGAATGTATTGCCTCTCCAAATGGCTGATTTAGATTGTAGGTCGCAAGATAATCTGCCAGGCCATCCTGCTCATTCGCCATCAGAAACTCAACGAAATTCATCGGATACAGATAAGCAAACTCAACCCTGCCAACGGGCATGGAGTAGTTCATTTCGCTCAGCGTGTGATCCAGAAGCGAACCTGCTGCAATTACATGTAATCCGGGCAGCTCCTCATAAAAATAACGCAATGCCACCAACGCTTCAGGAAGTAATTGCACTTCGTCAATAAACAGCAGTGTTTCGCCTTCGGTAACCGGGATGTTAAACAGGGCAGTGAGTTCATTGATGATCAACCGGGGATCATTACTTTTAAAAACTGCTTCCAGGTTGGGGGTCTTTTCCGGATTGACTTTGAGGTAGTACCTGAACGAATCCATGCCAAACTGATCCACGAGCCAGGTCTTGCCCACCTGCCTTGCCCCTCTCAGAATCAATGGCTTTCTATTTGGATTTACCTTCCATTCGTTAAGGTATGATTCGAATAATCGCTTCATGTTTTTTTCTGCAAAAATACAAATTATCCAAAACACCATAGTACTTTGGATACATTTATCTAAAATACAATAGTATTTCGGATATTTTTATCTAAAATACCATGGTAAAATAGATATTAACTCTAAGACAGAAAGGAAAAATGGTTCATTCCAAATCCTTCTGGCAGAACATTTTTTGGTACTTTTGCAGCCATTTCCAAGCAACAAATTTTCTTAATCAGTTACTGAACTTGAAGCTCAATCCAGTTTACACTTACATCCTAATCATCCTCTCAATGGTTTTCTGGGGGTTCAGTTTTGTGTGGTCGAAGATCGTGCTGAACTACTACGATCCGGTGACTACGGTTCTGCTTCGTCTGATCCTCTCTTCAGCAATCATGTTTGCGGGATTGAAATTATTCAATAGGGTGCAGAAGATCAAAGCGGAAGATTACAAACTTTTTCTGCTTTCAGCGCTGCTCAATCCTTTTCTCTATTTCCTGGGCGAAAACTATGGTTTACAGTTGTCTTCCCCAACAATTGCAGCTGTCATCATTGCCACCATTCCTTTGTTTACGCCCATTCTCGGCTATATTTCGTTTAAGGAAAAACTTTCGGTACTTAACATTGTCGGGCTGTTTGT
It encodes:
- a CDS encoding tetratricopeptide repeat protein, producing MRSLLFRIWIAFVSIVALVGLPAKTQDHAAIDSLLFLVETSREDSVRVKLLIEISREYAVADIQNAFQFGEKALDIAEKSSDKVLLANALFNMGIVTFNQGILDVSIKYFYRYLEIKKETEDERGAAGGYINIGAVYLQLNQYEHSGEFFRKALEYYEKLPFDEATYSPHIQLITIYNNLGIVSQRMEDLDLAVDYYSRGISLARRTPESERMLAMLMNNLGSVYIEKKQPEKAFEYLSEAFKIRQSNDDRYGMVQSYRMLSDHFVRINEDDKALEQLRLGYDLAVKVGNLTSLVQIIKLMHEVYDRKQMIDSAYRYHVMLADLNEKLNREAALKELTHLEITSQLKENERILQLEQKRKELRYLMIGITLILTIAILSLLYFLSTSRNRRLKLEKEIIDLNAKNLKLEKSSLEKELEIKNKELATNVMYQIQKNELIHNIVDKLQNQVALGIRLDTNWILEIVRDLEKTQDQTVWNEFEIRFQQVHNEFYNKLNEINPDLSINERRLCAFLSLNMTTKEISSITGQSPRTIDVARTRLRKKLNLTNSEVGLVEFLSSI
- a CDS encoding ATP-binding protein produces the protein MKRLFESYLNEWKVNPNRKPLILRGARQVGKTWLVDQFGMDSFRYYLKVNPEKTPNLEAVFKSNDPRLIINELTALFNIPVTEGETLLFIDEVQLLPEALVALRYFYEELPGLHVIAAGSLLDHTLSEMNYSMPVGRVEFAYLYPMNFVEFLMANEQDGLADYLATYNLNQPFGEAIHSQIVTWLRLYFFIGGMPAAVKVYRDRGNLLEVEKEQNAIITSFKYDFAKYGTKKQQELLNQCMVYAAGHIGQKVKYVNINKSEHSNYLKEALLKLELSRIVHLVRRTGSSNVPITQFVDQDFFKPLFLDIGLTCNMAGIKLTDIQQLVTDFEGALAEQFVGQELIAGFEHFEDARLFYWARDKKNANAEIDFLHQIGNKIYPIEVKAGKSGTLKSLQVYLGEKDQTTGIRFNLDFPTKGDKLSANININGEIEEIEYSLISLPLYLAGFIKELMMSTP